The following coding sequences are from one Parabacteroides pacaensis window:
- a CDS encoding DUF5005 domain-containing protein yields the protein MKNYKYILGKLWVSGLVVCMGTACNDYDITDVPYEKTDSTGVALITPPAVSSDWDLEPISNAGQQAKGVFAYKDKKYDKLFTRSLGWNGGDGVYSTALPDGNTFWSFCDSFYGTVEEETRMRPADCNNFPRNSIMVQTGEDRDNQLIWLADYVQTAHPDKDGYYKARTYLRHPMAKLTDEEIRNGKTDEDYVYWTGDATVYTDEAGVQTLQVIWGGVDLKNDNAPAGCCLTEHSLEGKPGDGTYMKLVSRDDNFHTGQKYYGNTLYEDEDGHTYLYGQGSNYEIIVARSRTHDLKSPWEYYIRNVDGDFEWQATPPGNTEIERSGIAKDCSLANVFKKGGTYYMVGQGSYFDKAVYIYRSETPYGPFTDRKVLFVVPGTIDKLGDQHLYTLYNIFLHPQFSRVGELVFSINASCEDFSDNFNRKGSADFYRPYFFRIFNWENVYEE from the coding sequence ATGAAGAACTATAAATATATATTAGGCAAACTATGGGTTTCCGGCCTGGTGGTCTGTATGGGAACTGCCTGTAATGATTATGACATAACGGATGTACCCTATGAAAAAACGGATAGTACCGGAGTAGCTCTTATCACACCTCCTGCAGTTTCCTCGGATTGGGACTTGGAACCTATTTCCAATGCAGGACAACAAGCAAAAGGGGTATTTGCTTATAAAGATAAAAAATATGATAAGTTGTTTACTCGGTCTCTGGGTTGGAATGGCGGCGACGGGGTATATTCTACCGCACTGCCGGACGGAAATACATTCTGGTCGTTTTGCGATAGTTTTTATGGAACGGTAGAAGAAGAAACCAGGATGCGTCCTGCCGACTGCAACAATTTCCCGCGTAATAGCATCATGGTACAAACAGGAGAAGACCGGGATAACCAACTGATATGGTTGGCCGACTATGTACAAACCGCACACCCGGACAAGGATGGCTACTACAAAGCCCGTACCTATTTGCGTCATCCGATGGCTAAACTGACGGACGAAGAAATCCGGAACGGAAAAACCGATGAAGATTACGTTTATTGGACCGGTGACGCGACTGTTTATACCGACGAAGCCGGCGTACAAACACTTCAGGTAATATGGGGAGGTGTGGATTTGAAAAACGACAATGCCCCGGCAGGATGTTGCCTCACGGAACATAGCCTGGAAGGAAAACCGGGCGACGGCACTTATATGAAACTGGTAAGCAGGGATGATAATTTTCATACCGGCCAAAAATATTATGGCAATACTCTGTATGAAGATGAAGACGGACATACTTACCTGTATGGGCAAGGCAGTAATTACGAGATTATTGTAGCCCGCAGCCGGACCCACGATTTAAAAAGCCCCTGGGAATATTATATCCGGAATGTAGACGGCGACTTTGAGTGGCAGGCAACTCCTCCCGGCAATACGGAAATAGAACGTTCCGGAATTGCTAAAGATTGCAGCTTGGCCAATGTGTTCAAGAAGGGGGGTACCTATTATATGGTAGGGCAAGGAAGCTATTTTGACAAAGCAGTTTATATTTATCGAAGCGAAACACCGTACGGGCCTTTTACTGATAGAAAAGTTTTGTTTGTTGTGCCGGGAACCATCGATAAGTTAGGAGACCAGCATTTATATACATTGTATAATATATTCTTGCATCCGCAATTTTCAAGGGTAGGGGAACTGGTATTCTCTATTAATGCAAGCTGCGAAGACTTTTCGGATAATTTTAACCGGAAAGGTAGTGCGGATTTCTATCGTCCTTACTTTTTCCGCATATTCAATTGGGAAAATGTATATGAAGAATAA
- a CDS encoding GH92 family glycosyl hydrolase translates to MKKIILLALAAFFSTGIYAQLKDLVQYVNTLQGTDSHFGLSYGNTYATTGMPYAMHTWSAQTGKNGEGWKYQYSADNIRGFCQSHQCSPWVSDYAVYSFMPVAGKLTVNQEKRAAKFSHSKETAKPHYYKVAFENGVITEMAPTTRGVHLRFSYPKNEEAYLVIDGYTDKSEIKIDPEKRQITGWVNNQRFVNNSKNFRNYFVVQFDKPFESYGIWENQKDEIFPGKLAGEGKGYGAYIQFKKGVKVQAKAASSYISYEQAFLTLAQELEKDKTLETTKERGAKTWNELLNRVVVEGGTVEQMKTFYSCLFRANLFSRKFYERNEKGEPYYYSPYDGKIYTGYMYTDNGFWDTFRSQFPLTNILHPTMQGRYMNALLAAQEQCGWLPSWSFPGETGGMIGNHSISLLADAWAKGIRTFDPEKALKAYAHEAMNKGPWGGANGRQCWKEYFQLGYVPYPESLGSTAQTLEYAYDDFCGYQLAKMTGNKFYEEVFAKQMYNYRNVFDASTGFMRGKGMDGKWQEPFDPYEWGGPYCEGNAWHYTWSVFHDVQGLINLYGSDEKFTTKMDSVFAISNIIKPGTYGGVIHEMKEMELAGMGQYAHGNQPIQHMIYLYSYAGQPWKTQYWARQIVERLYNSTERGYPGDEDQGGMSSWYVLSALGLYSVCPGTDEYVIGSPLFKKATITTEEGKKFVIEAGNNGKENVYIQSATLNGNALNKNYIRYSDIINGGILRFEMGNQPNKSRGITKETVPFSLSKPGL, encoded by the coding sequence ATGAAAAAAATAATTCTCTTGGCTTTAGCAGCATTCTTTTCAACCGGAATATACGCACAGTTAAAAGATTTAGTGCAATACGTAAACACATTGCAAGGTACGGATTCTCACTTCGGTCTAAGTTATGGCAACACATACGCTACTACTGGAATGCCCTACGCCATGCATACTTGGTCCGCGCAAACCGGGAAAAACGGAGAAGGATGGAAATATCAATACTCGGCAGATAATATACGAGGTTTTTGTCAATCTCACCAGTGTAGCCCGTGGGTGAGTGATTATGCAGTTTATTCATTCATGCCGGTAGCAGGAAAACTAACAGTGAATCAGGAAAAAAGAGCTGCAAAATTCAGTCACAGTAAAGAAACGGCCAAACCCCATTATTATAAAGTGGCGTTTGAAAATGGTGTAATTACGGAAATGGCCCCTACCACCCGCGGAGTACATTTGCGTTTTTCTTACCCCAAAAATGAAGAAGCTTATCTGGTCATTGACGGATACACGGATAAGAGCGAAATAAAAATAGACCCGGAAAAAAGACAAATCACAGGCTGGGTAAACAATCAGCGTTTTGTAAATAATTCGAAGAATTTCCGTAATTATTTTGTTGTTCAATTCGACAAACCGTTTGAATCCTATGGGATATGGGAAAATCAGAAAGACGAAATATTCCCCGGTAAGCTCGCCGGCGAAGGGAAAGGATACGGTGCTTACATCCAATTCAAAAAAGGAGTGAAAGTACAGGCAAAAGCAGCCTCTTCCTACATCAGTTACGAACAAGCTTTCCTGACTTTAGCGCAAGAATTGGAAAAAGATAAAACGCTGGAAACAACAAAAGAACGAGGCGCAAAAACATGGAACGAACTGCTTAACAGAGTGGTAGTGGAAGGCGGAACGGTAGAACAAATGAAAACATTCTACTCCTGCCTGTTCCGTGCAAATTTGTTCTCTCGTAAATTTTATGAAAGGAATGAGAAAGGCGAACCTTATTACTATAGCCCGTACGACGGCAAAATATATACCGGCTATATGTATACCGACAACGGATTTTGGGATACGTTCCGTTCCCAATTCCCATTGACCAATATTCTTCATCCTACGATGCAGGGACGTTATATGAATGCTTTGCTGGCGGCACAGGAACAGTGCGGATGGCTGCCATCGTGGTCGTTCCCCGGAGAAACAGGAGGAATGATAGGCAATCACTCTATTTCCCTGTTAGCCGATGCATGGGCAAAAGGCATCCGTACATTCGACCCGGAAAAAGCATTGAAAGCCTATGCCCACGAAGCAATGAACAAAGGCCCCTGGGGTGGAGCTAACGGACGTCAATGCTGGAAAGAATATTTTCAACTCGGATATGTACCTTATCCTGAGTCGCTGGGATCTACAGCCCAGACATTAGAATACGCATACGATGATTTTTGCGGGTACCAATTGGCTAAAATGACCGGAAATAAGTTCTACGAAGAAGTTTTTGCCAAACAAATGTACAATTACCGCAATGTGTTCGATGCTTCCACCGGATTTATGCGAGGCAAAGGAATGGATGGCAAATGGCAGGAACCATTCGACCCGTATGAATGGGGTGGCCCGTATTGTGAAGGAAATGCCTGGCACTACACCTGGTCGGTATTCCACGATGTGCAAGGCCTGATAAATTTATACGGAAGCGATGAAAAGTTTACAACCAAAATGGACTCGGTTTTTGCTATCTCTAATATTATCAAGCCGGGAACCTACGGAGGCGTCATTCACGAAATGAAAGAGATGGAATTAGCAGGCATGGGACAATATGCACATGGTAACCAGCCCATACAACACATGATTTATTTGTATAGCTATGCCGGACAACCTTGGAAGACTCAATACTGGGCACGGCAAATCGTAGAAAGATTATATAACTCTACGGAAAGAGGCTACCCCGGTGACGAAGACCAGGGAGGTATGTCGTCCTGGTATGTGCTTAGCGCCTTGGGATTATACAGCGTTTGTCCGGGTACGGACGAATATGTGATAGGCAGCCCGTTATTTAAAAAAGCGACAATTACTACGGAAGAAGGTAAAAAGTTTGTAATTGAAGCTGGTAATAATGGGAAAGAAAATGTATATATCCAGTCGGCTACACTCAACGGAAATGCGTTGAATAAAAACTATATTCGCTATAGCGATATTATAAACGGCGGTATCCTCCGGTTTGAAATGGGAAACCAGCCGAATAAAAGCAGAGGGATAACGAAAGAGACCGTGCCGTTTTCTTTATCTAAACCCGGTTTATAG
- a CDS encoding BT_3044 domain-containing protein codes for MKLTNILLASIGVPALLVSLSACEKEFYQDEQYRKEIYFVSEDENVSGQEFEFGGTVNFLSLYFGGSAPVNQDVSVRVSYDLSYLQAYNKRMYDTSYDKYGLELPAENYKIEDWSRTLKANSETPYVLFPIQVDVTGLSPDRDYFIPLKIDSVSNYMISKTKNYVLFQIFLKNEYATTKKDTYYNMTGTSLQGTEDWGFKPGNQDPVAIISTKLVVPLAKNSVRILPSNKFSMAQDQIRHWGINVTVHPDETIDVPAMEEGVPTGETISMYKVTLSPYIDSGLSVKLLDVEGKPSTYDPESKTFYLNYCYSIGEKNSENKDVWYEMTETMIRPAEE; via the coding sequence ATGAAATTAACGAATATTCTATTGGCAAGCATTGGAGTGCCAGCTCTCTTGGTTTCTCTATCCGCATGCGAAAAAGAGTTTTACCAGGATGAACAATACCGCAAAGAAATTTATTTCGTAAGTGAAGATGAAAATGTTTCGGGGCAGGAATTTGAGTTCGGCGGAACTGTAAATTTCCTTTCTCTCTATTTCGGAGGATCCGCTCCGGTTAATCAGGACGTTTCGGTGAGGGTATCTTACGACCTTTCTTATCTGCAAGCCTACAATAAACGGATGTACGATACTTCGTACGATAAATATGGTTTGGAACTACCTGCGGAAAACTATAAGATAGAGGATTGGAGCAGGACGTTAAAAGCAAATTCGGAAACTCCCTATGTATTGTTTCCTATCCAAGTGGATGTAACGGGTCTTTCGCCGGACCGTGATTATTTTATCCCCTTGAAAATAGATTCCGTCTCGAATTATATGATTTCGAAAACAAAGAATTATGTCTTGTTTCAGATATTCTTAAAAAACGAGTATGCAACTACCAAGAAAGATACTTATTATAACATGACAGGAACAAGTTTGCAAGGAACCGAAGACTGGGGTTTTAAACCGGGAAACCAAGATCCGGTAGCTATCATTTCTACCAAGCTCGTAGTACCGCTTGCAAAAAACTCAGTGCGTATTTTACCTAGTAACAAGTTTTCTATGGCACAAGACCAAATCCGGCATTGGGGAATAAATGTAACGGTCCATCCTGATGAAACGATAGACGTACCCGCCATGGAAGAAGGAGTACCTACCGGGGAAACTATTTCCATGTATAAAGTAACTTTGTCACCCTACATAGATAGCGGGCTTTCCGTCAAGTTGCTGGATGTAGAAGGGAAACCTTCTACTTACGACCCGGAATCGAAGACCTTTTATCTGAATTATTGCTATTCCATCGGTGAGAAAAATTCCGAAAATAAAGACGTTTGGTATGAGATGACGGAAACAATGATACGGCCGGCTGAAGAGTAA
- a CDS encoding SGNH/GDSL hydrolase family protein, with protein MKTTCIILLFLAITLVTQAQQTPAPFRAGDRVVFVGNSITEGGHYHSYIWLYYMTRFPRQRMQMYSAGIGGDTSWDILNRIEEDAYAKKPTVLTLTFGMNDSGYYEYNSDNAQSFVNQRLQKVDSTFREIRKIMKAHPETRVILIGSSPYDETCEDEKTPPFKKKNETIRSIIRMQEETARENNWAFVDFNAPMLEINGQQQQKDPRFTLMQGDRIHPDNDGNMLMAYFFLKAQGLAGKPVAAIRIDAKDRKVKQQENCYISNLEVNLQGNLSFNYLAKALPYPLDTVPRGWGKKRSQAAAARYVPLIDDLNRETLCIQGLSGNYTLVIDGNKIADFTAIELEQGINMGELTNTPQYQQAVKIMHLNEARWEIEKRFREYAWTEFAILKPKGLLFADNQEALDSIRANLQHNIFLAGHLDNFTKAMHPEIRDAWTKEMDLLVDKIYSIAQPKVRKIEIIQNL; from the coding sequence ATGAAAACAACATGCATTATTCTCTTGTTCCTTGCCATAACACTCGTTACGCAGGCACAACAAACACCCGCGCCGTTCCGTGCAGGCGACCGGGTAGTCTTCGTAGGCAACAGCATTACCGAAGGCGGACACTACCACTCTTATATCTGGCTTTATTACATGACCCGTTTCCCCCGGCAACGTATGCAAATGTACAGTGCCGGAATTGGGGGGGATACATCTTGGGATATCCTGAACCGGATCGAAGAAGATGCCTACGCCAAAAAACCTACCGTTCTTACCCTTACTTTCGGCATGAACGACAGCGGATATTACGAGTACAACTCGGATAATGCACAATCCTTTGTGAACCAACGCTTGCAGAAGGTAGACAGCACCTTCCGGGAAATACGGAAAATAATGAAAGCTCACCCCGAAACTCGAGTTATCCTGATAGGCAGTTCCCCGTATGACGAAACTTGTGAAGATGAAAAAACTCCCCCCTTTAAGAAAAAAAATGAAACTATCCGCTCCATTATCCGGATGCAAGAAGAAACTGCCCGCGAAAACAATTGGGCCTTTGTAGACTTCAACGCTCCCATGTTGGAAATCAACGGGCAACAGCAACAGAAAGATCCGCGCTTTACCCTTATGCAAGGCGACCGAATCCATCCCGATAATGACGGAAATATGCTGATGGCTTATTTCTTCCTGAAAGCTCAAGGTTTAGCGGGAAAACCTGTGGCCGCTATCCGTATCGATGCGAAAGACCGGAAAGTTAAACAACAAGAAAACTGCTATATAAGTAACTTGGAAGTGAATCTACAAGGAAATTTGTCTTTTAATTATCTGGCCAAAGCCTTGCCTTATCCTCTAGATACCGTGCCTCGTGGCTGGGGTAAGAAACGCAGCCAGGCTGCAGCTGCCCGATACGTCCCGTTAATCGATGATCTCAACCGGGAAACACTTTGTATTCAAGGTTTAAGCGGTAATTATACCCTAGTAATCGATGGTAATAAAATTGCAGATTTTACCGCCATAGAACTGGAACAAGGTATCAACATGGGGGAATTGACCAATACCCCGCAATATCAGCAGGCCGTAAAAATAATGCACCTCAATGAAGCACGTTGGGAGATAGAAAAACGTTTCCGGGAGTATGCATGGACGGAATTTGCCATCCTCAAACCTAAAGGATTGCTTTTTGCCGATAATCAGGAAGCGCTCGATTCTATCCGTGCTAACTTGCAACACAATATTTTCCTGGCTGGACATTTAGATAATTTCACCAAAGCGATGCACCCTGAAATCCGGGATGCCTGGACAAAAGAAATGGACCTGCTGGTAGATAAGATCTATTCCATTGCCCAGCCTAAAGTACGAAAAATAGAAATCATCCAAAATCTCTGA
- a CDS encoding RagB/SusD family nutrient uptake outer membrane protein, with translation MKKIFIFLTVCMSVWMTSCDYLNVDDYFEDTFKEDSIFANKRNIQRYFNGAAAMLPVEGRIWQASNVPGVTATDEGISCGSRPTGIFPMDFPGTLLTIDQISSSVMGSFVYDLNIWPTLYKIIRKVNVLLPHIDEVPDMSAFDKIELRSQARFLRAYAYYWLIQSYGPCILVGDEILSTNASPDYYAVERNTFDECVEYVCKELEEAANGLELKQPNDLLGRPTKGAALALAARLRLWAASPLYNGGAAARKYFGNFTRKSDGANYISQTYDDSKWAKAAALAKRVMELGVYSLYTVPADQYTRPLPAELQSASNYPDGPGGIDPFKSYSDIFTGQLKDSQNPELIWGRNGGGELNGNFDDVFPTGLGGHSDVAVPQRIIDAYYMADGRSIENASTACPYEARPYDNSCVVNTDEIISENYTLKNGTYKAYANREARFYASIGFSGCLWPFESTTESSKRNIIVKYHDGADYGKNRAEQPGYYNLTGYVCKKYVHYRDAKVGEGARTETKTFPIIRYAEVLMIYAEALNNLQGSHTIGSETFTRDTEKIKKAFNLIRYRAGLPGVTDTQLASAETFNQILQREKMIEFIHENHRYYDVRRWGILEDLEKQPLTGMNVEAKEWTGFYAPVIINHRIIRERVFKPKMMLLPIHHDELRKVPSLDQNPGWEE, from the coding sequence ATGAAAAAGATATTTATTTTTCTCACTGTGTGTATGTCAGTATGGATGACTTCCTGTGATTATTTGAATGTGGACGATTATTTCGAAGATACCTTCAAAGAAGATTCTATATTTGCCAATAAAAGAAACATCCAGCGGTATTTTAACGGAGCGGCAGCCATGTTACCGGTAGAAGGGAGAATATGGCAAGCCTCCAACGTGCCGGGAGTAACGGCTACCGATGAAGGAATCAGTTGCGGCAGCCGGCCTACCGGTATCTTTCCCATGGATTTTCCGGGAACCTTACTCACAATCGATCAGATTTCTTCCTCGGTAATGGGGAGTTTTGTCTACGACCTCAATATCTGGCCTACCCTGTATAAAATTATCCGTAAGGTAAATGTATTGCTGCCTCATATTGACGAAGTTCCGGATATGAGTGCTTTTGATAAAATAGAATTACGCTCGCAAGCCCGTTTTTTAAGGGCCTATGCTTATTATTGGTTGATCCAATCGTACGGCCCCTGCATTTTAGTGGGAGATGAGATATTAAGCACCAATGCATCTCCGGATTACTATGCTGTGGAACGCAACACATTCGACGAATGTGTGGAATATGTATGTAAGGAACTGGAAGAAGCTGCCAACGGACTGGAACTGAAACAACCGAACGATCTTCTGGGAAGACCCACCAAAGGAGCAGCTTTGGCATTAGCTGCCCGTTTGAGGTTATGGGCTGCCAGTCCTCTGTATAACGGCGGAGCGGCTGCCCGGAAATATTTCGGTAATTTTACTCGGAAAAGCGACGGGGCTAACTATATTTCCCAAACGTATGACGACAGCAAATGGGCGAAAGCTGCCGCATTAGCTAAACGGGTAATGGAGTTAGGGGTATACAGTCTTTATACCGTACCGGCCGACCAGTATACGCGGCCTTTGCCTGCAGAGTTACAATCGGCCTCTAATTATCCCGACGGTCCCGGCGGTATCGATCCGTTTAAATCCTATTCGGATATTTTTACCGGACAGCTGAAAGATTCGCAAAACCCGGAACTGATCTGGGGACGTAACGGCGGAGGCGAACTGAACGGCAACTTTGACGATGTCTTCCCTACCGGATTAGGCGGCCATAGCGATGTAGCCGTACCACAAAGAATTATCGACGCTTATTATATGGCGGACGGAAGAAGCATCGAGAATGCAAGTACGGCTTGTCCGTATGAAGCTCGCCCGTATGACAATTCGTGTGTAGTAAACACCGATGAAATCATCTCTGAAAACTATACGTTAAAAAACGGAACCTACAAAGCGTATGCGAACCGGGAAGCTCGGTTTTATGCCAGTATCGGTTTTTCCGGCTGTTTGTGGCCTTTCGAATCTACCACAGAAAGTTCCAAGAGAAATATTATTGTAAAATACCACGACGGTGCAGATTATGGAAAAAACAGGGCCGAGCAACCCGGCTACTACAACCTGACCGGCTATGTATGTAAAAAATATGTGCATTACCGAGACGCAAAAGTAGGCGAAGGTGCCCGTACCGAGACGAAAACATTCCCTATCATCCGGTATGCGGAAGTCTTAATGATTTATGCGGAAGCCCTGAATAACTTGCAAGGCTCTCACACGATCGGCAGCGAAACCTTTACTCGTGACACGGAAAAAATAAAAAAAGCGTTTAACTTGATTCGTTACCGCGCCGGACTTCCGGGAGTAACCGATACGCAGCTGGCTTCGGCGGAAACTTTCAACCAGATATTACAAAGAGAAAAAATGATTGAGTTTATCCATGAAAACCACCGCTATTACGATGTCCGCCGCTGGGGCATATTGGAAGATTTGGAAAAGCAACCTTTAACCGGAATGAATGTGGAAGCGAAAGAGTGGACCGGTTTCTATGCGCCGGTAATTATTAACCACCGGATTATTCGTGAGCGTGTATTCAAACCTAAAATGATGCTATTGCCCATTCATCACGATGAATTAAGGAAAGTTCCTTCGCTGGACCAGAATCCGGGATGGGAAGAATAA